A genomic segment from Pirellulales bacterium encodes:
- a CDS encoding DUF3467 domain-containing protein produces the protein MSKPTERIPSDTPTAADPAAQSAGQGGPRIEVDDSKTVTCYANFCRVTGTPEELIIDFGLNPQPFIMPPPHPVPIAQRIVTNYYTAKRMLHALQLTLQRHEAVFGVLEPDVQKRVVGGR, from the coding sequence GTGTCCAAACCCACCGAACGAATTCCCTCGGATACTCCAACAGCCGCCGATCCGGCCGCGCAGTCTGCCGGCCAAGGCGGTCCGCGCATCGAGGTCGACGACAGCAAGACGGTCACGTGCTATGCGAATTTTTGCCGCGTCACCGGAACGCCGGAAGAACTGATCATCGACTTTGGCTTGAATCCGCAGCCGTTCATCATGCCCCCGCCGCATCCGGTGCCGATCGCCCAGCGAATCGTTACCAATTACTATACGGCCAAGCGCATGTTGCACGCTTTGCAGCTAACGCTCCAGCGCCACGAAGCGGTGTTCGGCGTGCTCGAACCCGACGTGCAAAAGCGGGTTGTCGGCGGCCGTTGA
- a CDS encoding Gfo/Idh/MocA family oxidoreductase yields MNRRDFVFASAAGMALSSSMANIGHSANLADRKPARVGLIGTGWYGKCDLLRLIQVAPVEVVSLCDVDSRMLAEAAEIVSTRQASKQRPRTFADYREMLKHKDLDIVLIGTPDHWHALPMIAAVEAGADVYVQKPISVDIVEGEAMVAAARKTGRVVQVGTQRRSTPHLIEARDTIVREGKLGKIGLVEIYCYYHMRATANPPDTAPPENLDYEMWTGPAPMRPYNKLVHPRGWRAFMEYGNGIVGDMCVHMFDMTRWMLGLGWPKRIASTGGILVDKASKANISDTQTASFDYGDLNVVWQHRTWGDSPDPKYPWGATFYGDKGTLKLSVMSYDFTPFDGSKPIHRDVAYELDKYPEDRTEKDLEKHVAPAIRGHMRNFLQAIDTRGKPVADIEEGHISTASCIMANMAMKLGRTFTWDSERRQIVGDDDANRLLRRPYRKPWIHPEA; encoded by the coding sequence ATGAATCGCCGAGATTTTGTCTTCGCAAGCGCCGCCGGCATGGCTTTGTCGAGCAGTATGGCCAATATCGGCCATTCCGCCAACCTCGCAGATCGCAAGCCCGCACGCGTCGGTTTGATCGGCACGGGCTGGTATGGCAAGTGCGATTTGCTGCGACTGATTCAAGTCGCGCCGGTTGAAGTCGTTTCGCTGTGCGACGTCGATTCTCGCATGCTGGCCGAGGCGGCCGAGATCGTTTCCACGCGGCAAGCGTCGAAACAACGACCGCGGACGTTTGCCGATTATCGCGAGATGCTGAAGCACAAAGATCTCGATATCGTGCTCATCGGCACGCCCGACCACTGGCACGCCCTGCCGATGATTGCCGCAGTCGAGGCCGGGGCCGATGTGTATGTGCAAAAGCCGATCAGCGTCGATATCGTCGAAGGCGAGGCGATGGTCGCGGCAGCCCGCAAAACAGGCCGAGTGGTGCAGGTCGGCACGCAGCGCCGCAGCACGCCGCATTTGATCGAGGCCCGCGACACGATCGTCCGCGAAGGAAAGCTCGGCAAAATCGGGCTGGTGGAAATCTATTGCTACTACCATATGCGGGCCACCGCGAATCCGCCCGACACCGCCCCGCCCGAAAATCTTGACTACGAAATGTGGACCGGCCCTGCCCCGATGCGCCCCTACAACAAGCTGGTGCATCCACGCGGCTGGCGCGCTTTCATGGAATATGGCAATGGCATCGTGGGCGACATGTGCGTCCATATGTTCGACATGACGCGCTGGATGCTCGGACTCGGCTGGCCGAAGCGGATCGCCTCGACCGGCGGCATCCTGGTCGATAAGGCCAGCAAGGCGAACATTTCCGACACGCAAACCGCCAGCTTCGACTACGGCGATTTGAACGTCGTCTGGCAACATCGCACGTGGGGCGATTCGCCCGATCCAAAATATCCCTGGGGCGCGACATTCTACGGCGACAAGGGGACGCTCAAGCTAAGCGTAATGAGCTACGATTTCACCCCCTTCGACGGCAGCAAGCCGATCCATCGCGACGTCGCCTACGAGCTCGACAAATATCCGGAAGATCGCACGGAAAAGGATTTGGAAAAACACGTCGCTCCGGCGATCCGAGGCCACATGCGCAATTTCCTCCAAGCGATCGACACCCGCGGCAAGCCTGTGGCCGACATCGAAGAGGGGCACATTTCCACCGCGAGCTGCATCATGGCCAATATGGCGATGAAACTCGGCCGCACGTTCACGTGGGACTCCGAAAGGCGTCAGATTGTCGGCGACGACGACGCCAATCGCCTGCTGCGCCGCCCGTATCGCAAACCCTGGATCCACCCGGAAGCGTAG
- a CDS encoding acetyl-CoA C-acetyltransferase, whose product MPCSYLIAGCRTPIGKFLGSLSAVAAPQLGATAIREAVHRAGVRPEEIDEVIMGCVLAAGVGQAPARQAALAAGLPPTVAALTINKVCGSGLKSVMLADQAIRAGDARLIVAGGMESMSRAPHLLIGAREGWKFGNQTVLDSMVHDGLWCAFENVGMGEEAEYIAASRQVTRSEQDVWSAASHRRAIAAQAAGTFDAEIVPVDVPGKKGTVHVANDEGPRADSTLESLARLRPAFQTAGTVTAGNSSQLSDGAAALVVADESTAERSESPLMARIVAAATSGVAPKEIFIAPVIAIEKALAKAELTLADIDLIELNEAFAAQCVACARPLGLDPEKTNISGGAIALGHPIGASGARVLVTLLHALHRLGLKRGLAALCLGGGNAVAMIIERG is encoded by the coding sequence ATGCCTTGCTCCTACCTCATCGCCGGTTGCCGCACGCCCATCGGAAAATTCTTGGGCTCGCTGTCGGCCGTCGCCGCGCCGCAGCTCGGCGCCACGGCGATTCGCGAGGCCGTGCATCGCGCCGGTGTGCGGCCTGAGGAGATCGACGAAGTGATCATGGGCTGTGTGCTCGCGGCCGGCGTCGGGCAGGCGCCCGCTCGGCAAGCGGCCCTTGCGGCCGGTTTGCCGCCCACCGTCGCCGCCCTGACGATCAACAAGGTCTGCGGTTCGGGTCTGAAATCTGTCATGCTGGCCGATCAGGCGATTCGCGCCGGCGATGCGCGGCTGATTGTTGCCGGTGGAATGGAAAGCATGAGCCGGGCGCCGCATCTGCTTATCGGCGCTCGCGAGGGTTGGAAATTCGGCAACCAAACCGTGCTCGATTCGATGGTTCACGATGGTTTGTGGTGTGCCTTCGAAAATGTCGGCATGGGCGAAGAAGCCGAATATATCGCTGCCAGCCGACAGGTTACCCGATCCGAGCAAGACGTCTGGTCCGCCGCGAGCCATCGCCGCGCCATCGCGGCCCAAGCCGCCGGTACGTTCGACGCCGAAATCGTGCCGGTCGATGTGCCGGGCAAAAAAGGGACCGTGCATGTAGCCAACGACGAAGGGCCGCGCGCGGATTCGACGCTCGAATCGCTCGCACGACTGCGGCCGGCATTTCAGACCGCTGGAACGGTGACGGCCGGCAATTCGTCGCAACTGAGCGACGGGGCCGCGGCGCTGGTGGTGGCCGATGAATCAACGGCCGAGCGCAGCGAATCGCCGCTCATGGCGCGGATCGTTGCCGCAGCCACTTCCGGCGTCGCCCCGAAAGAGATTTTCATCGCCCCGGTGATCGCGATCGAAAAAGCGCTGGCAAAAGCTGAATTGACGCTCGCCGACATCGATCTCATCGAACTGAACGAAGCGTTTGCCGCGCAATGCGTCGCTTGCGCAAGACCGCTCGGCCTCGATCCGGAAAAAACAAACATTTCGGGGGGCGCGATCGCACTGGGCCATCCGATCGGCGCCAGCGGAGCTCGAGTGCTCGTTACGCTGCTACATGCCCTGCATCGCCTTGGCCTGAAGCGCGGCCTGGCGGCCCTCTGCCTCGGCGGCGGCAATGCCGTGGCGATGATTATCGAACGCGGTTGA
- a CDS encoding AAA family ATPase, whose amino-acid sequence MNFTDLGIDGFGVWSGLEIRHLGPGLNVFCGPNEAGKSTLLEFVRAVLYGFSPERRRRYLPPVHGGPGGGWLAIATPRGKFDVARTDRADSLLSETIVTATDGTLPAAARSDEQLRELLGDVDEAIFRNVFALGLEELQHLGTLEGTDAARLLYGLSAGMDRVSLTEVMCELDASRRRLFGNEAARSRIADLLAERDTLSQGVVELGEATNRYWRLGAERDALAGAIGEAEADVERLDREARLMQLAVSLAPKWDERAVLDRQLAAIGPLGDFPPNAHERLGRIRNNIRAHRRRLVQIAARDKQLQTESTAVSVRQALWRLAPRIEALADNESWIASVEKELQAARATVEQFESRMAASRGQFDLGGETTSGVAPDLSHRRLSALRAPATEMRRAVRAAREVQTTVRDAEQEVESHAESLESALAARGLNELAPALEKSGQSAAQWRRRVQLDDRLERMARHRVDLEDETHASLDRQMLPGWMLASLGGVFIVGVLLLFAGWLLPRSFTGIPGLILSLLGIAAFGAAAAAKWILERAAAQRLESCQKQLAMLETQTKQIQDERSALDKQLPKGGAPSARLQAAEAELAALEELLPLEAKRQSAEQQLPLAHREAEQAKEKLRAAHEQWQAALAAAGLPKQISPKQLRAWSRQRAGMADLSRQWSAAKEQRDRIERELAALTSRIEPLFAESGLEPQSDSPAARIRQLSRELGEEKTRAARRDTLLAEIKQLARTRAKHRAAIVRLRRRGKSLLHRAGAANRAELACRAAERASAEELVRRRDLLDQELNAACTGVCVPAALAALLDGPDRSQLLRPDQKTTSPRSALPLAGEGKGPEETEATFRSSLSDSPQGPSGASQSARDRLHELLERRGRLAREMESLADDRRLAAKPLQLACVEARLAEAIERWQVLGITLRILQQIKEDYERKGQPETLRAASQYLARLTGSRYQRVWTPLGENSLLIDDAGGNSLPVEVLSRGTREQLFLALRLALVEVYARRGTEMPLVLDDVLVNFDDDRSGLAAEVLRDFAAAGHQLLVFTCHERLASVFESLGVGVRRLPRNTEPGQVVERVAKLPPPVEPALQTETRPVEESSPTPQPSRRRRTKPAKAEVDLEGQPPGDSASNGATNGHAPAPMPVKSPADVKPLADEPPPPAIAEVSQRTPPRQRRADPAHRVTRVQTESRRWSAEEFDGELEDRVRGTIARDDAGADETAGDAAAG is encoded by the coding sequence ATGAACTTCACCGATCTCGGCATCGACGGGTTTGGCGTTTGGAGCGGGCTGGAAATCCGCCATCTTGGCCCGGGGCTGAATGTGTTTTGCGGCCCGAACGAAGCGGGCAAGTCGACGTTATTGGAGTTCGTGCGAGCGGTGCTGTATGGCTTTTCGCCCGAGCGACGCCGGCGCTATCTTCCGCCTGTGCATGGCGGCCCCGGCGGCGGTTGGCTGGCTATCGCCACTCCAAGAGGAAAATTCGACGTCGCCCGCACCGACCGCGCCGACTCGCTTCTCAGTGAAACGATTGTCACTGCGACCGACGGCACCTTACCAGCCGCGGCGCGGAGCGACGAGCAGCTTCGCGAACTGCTCGGCGATGTCGACGAAGCGATTTTTCGAAATGTGTTCGCGCTCGGGCTCGAAGAACTTCAGCATCTCGGCACCCTGGAAGGCACCGACGCGGCGCGGTTATTGTACGGACTTTCGGCCGGCATGGACCGGGTTTCGCTGACCGAGGTGATGTGCGAGCTCGACGCTTCGCGCCGCCGCCTTTTCGGCAATGAAGCGGCAAGATCGCGGATCGCCGATTTGTTGGCCGAGCGAGACACGCTTTCGCAGGGTGTTGTCGAACTCGGCGAGGCGACGAATCGCTACTGGCGGCTCGGCGCCGAGCGCGATGCGTTGGCCGGCGCGATTGGGGAAGCCGAAGCCGATGTCGAGCGGCTTGACCGCGAGGCCCGGCTGATGCAGCTCGCCGTGTCGCTGGCCCCAAAATGGGACGAGCGAGCAGTTCTTGATCGGCAGTTGGCCGCAATCGGACCGCTCGGCGATTTTCCGCCGAATGCCCACGAGCGGCTCGGCCGCATCCGCAACAACATTCGCGCGCATCGCCGCCGCCTGGTGCAAATCGCGGCCCGGGACAAGCAACTTCAGACGGAATCCACGGCCGTTTCGGTCCGCCAAGCGCTCTGGCGGCTCGCGCCGCGCATCGAAGCGCTGGCGGACAATGAATCGTGGATCGCGTCGGTCGAAAAAGAGCTGCAAGCGGCTCGAGCAACCGTCGAACAATTCGAGTCGCGGATGGCGGCCAGCCGTGGCCAATTCGATCTTGGCGGCGAAACCACCTCCGGCGTCGCTCCCGATTTGTCGCACCGGCGCCTGTCGGCGCTTCGCGCGCCGGCGACCGAGATGCGCCGAGCCGTGCGAGCCGCGCGCGAAGTGCAGACGACCGTGCGCGATGCGGAGCAAGAAGTCGAATCTCACGCGGAATCGCTCGAGTCGGCGCTGGCCGCACGCGGTTTAAACGAATTGGCCCCCGCACTGGAAAAATCGGGGCAATCGGCCGCTCAATGGCGCCGCCGCGTGCAACTCGACGATCGACTCGAGCGAATGGCCCGTCATCGAGTCGATCTGGAAGACGAAACGCACGCATCGCTCGATCGGCAGATGTTGCCCGGCTGGATGCTGGCGAGCTTGGGAGGCGTGTTCATCGTCGGCGTGTTGCTATTGTTTGCCGGTTGGCTATTGCCGCGGTCGTTCACCGGCATTCCCGGCCTGATCCTTTCGCTGCTGGGCATCGCGGCATTCGGCGCGGCCGCGGCGGCGAAATGGATTCTCGAACGCGCGGCGGCGCAGCGGCTCGAGTCGTGCCAGAAGCAACTGGCAATGCTCGAAACGCAAACGAAGCAAATCCAAGATGAACGTTCGGCGCTCGACAAGCAACTGCCGAAAGGGGGCGCGCCCTCGGCACGGCTGCAGGCCGCCGAAGCCGAGTTGGCAGCCCTCGAAGAACTCTTGCCGCTCGAGGCGAAACGCCAATCGGCCGAGCAACAATTGCCACTCGCCCACCGCGAGGCCGAGCAAGCGAAGGAAAAACTTCGCGCTGCCCACGAGCAATGGCAGGCCGCCCTTGCCGCGGCCGGCCTGCCAAAACAAATTTCACCGAAGCAGCTTCGCGCGTGGAGCCGCCAACGGGCTGGTATGGCCGATTTGAGCCGACAATGGTCGGCCGCGAAAGAGCAGCGCGACCGGATCGAACGCGAGCTCGCGGCGCTCACGTCGCGCATCGAGCCGCTGTTCGCCGAATCCGGCCTGGAGCCGCAAAGCGATTCGCCTGCCGCGCGGATTCGTCAATTGAGCCGTGAGCTTGGCGAGGAAAAAACGCGCGCGGCACGCCGCGACACATTGCTCGCCGAAATCAAACAACTTGCCCGCACCCGCGCGAAACATCGGGCCGCCATCGTCCGGCTGCGCCGGCGCGGTAAATCGCTGTTGCACCGCGCCGGCGCCGCCAACCGAGCGGAGCTTGCTTGCCGTGCCGCGGAACGTGCCTCTGCCGAAGAATTGGTGCGCCGCCGCGATTTGCTCGACCAAGAGTTGAATGCCGCGTGTACCGGCGTGTGTGTCCCGGCCGCATTGGCGGCGCTGCTCGACGGCCCCGATCGATCGCAGCTTCTAAGGCCCGACCAAAAAACAACTTCTCCGCGATCCGCTCTCCCGCTTGCGGGAGAGGGCAAGGGGCCTGAAGAAACGGAAGCCACTTTTCGGTCGAGCCTAAGTGACTCGCCGCAAGGTCCGTCTGGAGCATCGCAATCCGCTCGCGATCGCCTGCACGAACTGCTCGAACGGCGCGGCCGGTTGGCACGGGAAATGGAATCGCTAGCCGATGATCGCCGGCTGGCCGCTAAGCCATTGCAATTGGCCTGCGTCGAAGCGCGGCTTGCCGAGGCCATCGAACGATGGCAGGTTCTCGGCATCACGTTGCGGATTCTCCAGCAGATCAAAGAAGATTACGAGCGCAAGGGGCAACCGGAAACGCTGCGGGCGGCTTCGCAGTATTTGGCCCGCCTGACCGGCTCTCGGTATCAGCGTGTCTGGACTCCGCTCGGCGAAAATTCGCTGCTGATCGACGACGCCGGAGGAAATTCGCTGCCGGTCGAGGTTCTGAGCCGAGGCACGCGCGAACAATTGTTTCTCGCGCTGCGGCTCGCGCTCGTGGAGGTTTACGCTCGCCGCGGAACCGAAATGCCGTTGGTGCTCGATGACGTGCTCGTGAATTTCGACGACGACCGCTCGGGTCTGGCGGCAGAAGTGTTGCGCGATTTCGCCGCGGCGGGCCATCAATTGCTGGTTTTTACGTGTCACGAGCGATTGGCGAGCGTCTTCGAGTCGCTGGGGGTCGGAGTCCGGCGGCTGCCGCGAAACACCGAGCCGGGCCAAGTCGTGGAAAGAGTCGCCAAGCTGCCGCCCCCGGTTGAACCGGCTCTCCAAACGGAGACACGGCCGGTCGAAGAAAGCTCGCCTACGCCGCAGCCCTCGCGCCGCCGCCGAACGAAGCCTGCGAAAGCCGAGGTCGATCTCGAAGGCCAACCGCCGGGAGATTCCGCGTCGAACGGAGCGACGAATGGGCACGCGCCAGCCCCGATGCCGGTCAAATCGCCGGCTGATGTAAAGCCGCTCGCCGACGAACCGCCGCCGCCCGCGATCGCCGAGGTTTCGCAGCGGACGCCGCCCCGGCAGCGGCGCGCCGACCCGGCGCACCGTGTAACCAGGGTACAAACCGAGAGCCGCCGCTGGTCGGCCGAGGAATTCGACGGCGAACTGGAAGACCGTGTTCGCGGCACGATTGCCCGAGACGACGCCGGAGCCGATGAGACCGCCGGCGACGCGGCAGCCGGCTAA
- the thrC gene encoding threonine synthase, translated as MDVSYDWERLRPPDSWKHFEAKWSRRRDPLCLSGVWRFHELLPFAPPSKVVTVGEGQTLLLPADPVARYVGLDAGRLFLQYEGLNPSGSFKDNGMSAAFTHAHMIGATRAACASTGNTSASLALYCAVSRLMKALIFIGSGKISYGKLSQALDYGALTVQIAGDFDDAMQRVQEVSRQLGIYLVNSVNPFRLEGQKTIMYRVLEGLGWEVPDWIVVPGGNLGNSSAFGKAFAELHKIGLIDRVPRLAVINAAGANTLYELYEQRGLRWNGGDPDMSLVSVHKAEMEAAARRASTIASAIEINRPVNLTKCLRALDICDGVVREVSDQDILDAKAQVGAGGFGCEPASAASVAGAKLLISQQVIAPDERVVCILTGHQLKDPTATVAYHTTDQSQFNQVLGSRGVKRALFANRAVAVNNDLDEIIKAIQLYS; from the coding sequence TTGGATGTCAGCTACGATTGGGAGCGCCTCCGGCCGCCCGATTCCTGGAAGCACTTTGAAGCCAAATGGTCGCGCCGCCGCGATCCGTTGTGCTTGAGCGGCGTATGGCGGTTTCACGAACTGCTGCCGTTCGCGCCGCCATCGAAAGTCGTGACCGTCGGCGAAGGGCAAACGCTGTTGCTCCCTGCCGATCCGGTCGCCCGCTATGTCGGCTTGGATGCCGGTCGGTTGTTCTTGCAATACGAAGGATTGAATCCGTCGGGCAGCTTTAAAGACAATGGCATGTCGGCCGCATTTACGCATGCCCATATGATCGGGGCCACGCGGGCGGCATGCGCCTCCACCGGCAATACAAGCGCATCGCTGGCGCTCTACTGTGCCGTAAGCCGGTTGATGAAGGCCCTGATCTTCATCGGCAGCGGCAAGATTTCGTACGGCAAACTGTCGCAGGCCCTCGACTACGGCGCGCTAACCGTCCAAATTGCCGGTGATTTCGACGACGCCATGCAGCGGGTCCAGGAAGTGTCGCGGCAGTTGGGCATCTATTTGGTCAACAGCGTCAATCCCTTTCGCTTGGAAGGGCAGAAGACGATCATGTATCGCGTGCTCGAGGGCTTAGGCTGGGAAGTGCCCGATTGGATCGTTGTGCCGGGAGGCAATCTTGGCAACTCAAGCGCGTTCGGAAAGGCATTCGCCGAATTGCATAAAATTGGCTTGATCGACCGCGTGCCGCGATTGGCCGTGATCAACGCCGCCGGCGCCAATACGCTTTACGAACTTTATGAACAGCGTGGCTTGCGCTGGAATGGCGGCGATCCGGATATGTCGCTCGTGTCGGTGCACAAAGCCGAAATGGAAGCTGCCGCACGCCGGGCGTCGACGATCGCCAGCGCCATCGAAATCAATCGGCCCGTGAATCTCACCAAGTGCCTGCGGGCCTTGGACATCTGCGACGGCGTCGTGCGCGAAGTATCCGACCAGGATATTCTCGACGCCAAGGCCCAAGTCGGCGCGGGCGGTTTCGGTTGCGAACCGGCCAGCGCCGCAAGCGTCGCGGGCGCCAAGCTATTGATCTCGCAACAGGTGATCGCACCCGATGAGCGCGTCGTGTGCATTCTCACCGGGCATCAATTGAAAGATCCCACCGCCACGGTCGCCTATCACACGACCGACCAATCGCAGTTCAACCAAGTGCTCGGCAGCCGCGGCGTGAAACGGGCGTTGTTCGCAAATCGTGCCGTGGCGGTGAACAACGATCTGGACGAAATTATCAAGGCGATCCAGCTCTATAGCTAG
- a CDS encoding cation diffusion facilitator family transporter: MSRWKLGLAVSLTLAFVLGEAIAGAAVHSLALLSDAGHNFADAAALAFSWYALWIASKPSHQGMTFGYHRVGILVALVNAVSLVLIAILILADAIARLRHPEAPQGWVMVGVALAAIGMNVVISFWLRSEAKHDINLRSAYLHMLGDALSACGVVVAGIVVATTGISIADPIASLAIAGLVLASSWGILKESVTILLEGTPAGIDMAMVERAIGNVGGVEGVHDLHVWTVGPGVIACSCHIVVAEQSIREGQQVIRSVVDRLHVEFNINHSTVQVEVEGHESNEMYCTLRAGAKRPPCA, translated from the coding sequence ATGTCGCGCTGGAAGCTTGGCCTTGCCGTATCGCTGACGCTGGCCTTCGTCCTCGGCGAAGCGATTGCCGGCGCCGCGGTACACAGCCTTGCCCTCTTGTCCGATGCCGGACACAACTTTGCCGATGCGGCAGCCTTGGCTTTTAGCTGGTATGCCCTCTGGATCGCCAGCAAGCCGTCCCATCAGGGCATGACCTTCGGCTACCATCGCGTCGGCATTCTCGTGGCCCTGGTGAATGCGGTTTCCCTGGTCCTAATCGCGATCCTGATTCTCGCCGATGCAATCGCGCGCCTGCGGCATCCGGAAGCGCCGCAAGGCTGGGTGATGGTCGGCGTCGCCCTGGCCGCAATCGGCATGAATGTGGTAATCAGCTTCTGGCTCCGCTCGGAGGCCAAGCACGACATCAATCTTCGCAGCGCTTATCTGCATATGCTCGGCGACGCGCTTTCGGCATGCGGCGTCGTGGTGGCCGGCATCGTCGTGGCGACGACCGGAATTTCGATTGCAGATCCGATCGCATCGCTCGCGATCGCGGGGCTGGTGCTGGCGAGCAGTTGGGGCATTTTGAAAGAAAGCGTGACGATTTTGCTCGAAGGCACGCCCGCGGGCATCGACATGGCAATGGTCGAACGGGCGATCGGCAATGTCGGCGGTGTCGAGGGAGTGCACGACCTGCACGTGTGGACGGTTGGCCCTGGCGTGATCGCCTGCAGTTGCCACATCGTCGTGGCCGAGCAGAGCATTCGCGAGGGGCAACAGGTGATTCGCTCGGTGGTCGACCGCCTGCACGTCGAATTCAATATCAACCACTCGACGGTGCAGGTGGAAGTCGAAGGGCACGAATCGAACGAAATGTATTGCACGCTCCGCGCCGGAGCGAAACGGCCGCCCTGTGCGTGA
- the nagB gene encoding glucosamine-6-phosphate deaminase: MLQAAPAVPRARRIDGTQVPCCVFDSNRDLARYVAQTVAGIVRQRNAAGAHAMLGLPTGSTPVGVYRELIRLHREEGLDLSQVVTFNLDEYYGLQPTQLQSYHRWMREHFFNHVNIPPENIHIPDGTVPPEYVEAHCKHYEAAIAAGGGIDIMLLGIGRNGHIGFNEPFSQRNSRTRLVTLDSVTRKGAASDFFSEEHVPTQAITMGLATILESRKIILIAHGEQKAKIVREAVEGPLTDRVPAALLREHADATFLLDDAAAAALTGVMTPWVLGNVDWTDSMIKRAVIWLNEQTGKALLRLDDNDFRKHNLHQLLRHHGPAERLAKRVFQWMMDTIADHPASTAKKRILCFSPHPDDDVISMGGTLIRLCEDGHEVHVAYMTSGNIAVFDDDARRAADLLAEYNRLFGIDCEKSLHVEEEVNHSLSAKKPGQPDGEAVLRIKALIRWSEAKAGAIEAGCCEECLHFLDLPFYQTGTIAKRPLSDDDIRIVRELIEQLRPDQIYLAGDLSDPHGTHRLCAEAILRAMQQLEQAGGIRPDVFLYRGAWQEWAAHEIDVAVPLSPGDLERKRAAIFCHESQKDRALFPGPDDPREFWQRAEERNRHTADVYNRLGLPEFFAIEGFVRWNGAQI, from the coding sequence ATGCTTCAAGCCGCTCCTGCCGTGCCCCGTGCGCGCCGCATTGATGGAACACAAGTCCCCTGTTGCGTGTTCGATTCCAATCGCGATCTGGCCCGCTATGTCGCCCAAACCGTGGCGGGCATCGTTCGCCAGCGGAACGCCGCCGGAGCGCATGCCATGCTCGGCCTGCCGACGGGCTCGACGCCCGTGGGCGTCTATCGCGAGTTGATCCGATTGCATCGCGAAGAAGGGCTCGATCTTTCGCAGGTCGTCACGTTCAATCTCGATGAATATTACGGCCTGCAGCCGACGCAATTGCAAAGCTACCACCGTTGGATGCGCGAGCATTTTTTCAACCATGTCAACATCCCGCCGGAGAATATCCACATTCCCGACGGCACCGTGCCGCCCGAATATGTCGAAGCGCATTGCAAGCACTACGAGGCGGCCATCGCCGCGGGCGGCGGCATCGATATCATGCTGCTCGGCATCGGCCGCAACGGGCATATCGGTTTCAACGAACCGTTCAGCCAGCGCAACAGTCGCACTCGGTTGGTGACGCTCGACTCGGTCACGCGCAAAGGGGCGGCCAGCGATTTTTTCAGTGAAGAACACGTGCCCACGCAAGCCATTACGATGGGGCTGGCGACGATTCTCGAATCGCGCAAGATCATCCTCATCGCACACGGCGAGCAGAAGGCCAAGATCGTTCGTGAAGCGGTCGAAGGGCCGCTGACCGATCGCGTGCCAGCGGCCCTTCTCCGCGAGCATGCCGATGCGACGTTTCTGCTCGATGATGCCGCCGCGGCCGCGCTGACCGGTGTGATGACGCCGTGGGTGCTCGGCAATGTCGACTGGACCGATTCGATGATCAAGCGGGCCGTGATCTGGCTCAACGAGCAAACCGGCAAGGCCCTCTTGCGGCTCGACGACAATGATTTCCGCAAGCACAACCTGCATCAGTTGCTACGGCATCACGGGCCGGCCGAGCGGCTCGCGAAGCGCGTTTTCCAATGGATGATGGACACCATTGCAGACCATCCGGCCAGCACGGCCAAGAAGCGAATCCTGTGCTTCAGCCCCCATCCCGACGATGACGTGATCAGCATGGGAGGCACCTTGATTCGGCTCTGCGAGGATGGGCATGAAGTGCACGTGGCGTATATGACGAGCGGCAATATCGCCGTGTTCGACGACGACGCCCGGCGGGCGGCCGATCTGCTGGCCGAATACAATCGCTTGTTCGGCATCGATTGCGAGAAATCGTTGCATGTCGAAGAGGAAGTGAACCACTCGCTGAGCGCGAAGAAGCCGGGGCAACCGGATGGCGAGGCCGTGTTGCGGATCAAGGCTCTCATCCGTTGGAGCGAGGCGAAAGCCGGGGCCATCGAGGCCGGCTGTTGCGAGGAATGCCTGCACTTCTTGGATTTGCCGTTCTACCAGACCGGCACCATCGCCAAACGCCCGCTCTCGGACGACGATATTCGCATCGTGCGCGAATTGATCGAGCAGCTTCGGCCGGATCAGATCTATCTGGCCGGCGACCTCTCCGATCCGCACGGCACGCACCGGCTGTGCGCCGAAGCGATTTTGCGGGCGATGCAGCAGCTCGAGCAAGCAGGGGGAATTCGGCCTGACGTGTTCTTGTATCGCGGGGCGTGGCAGGAATGGGCGGCCCATGAAATCGACGTTGCCGTGCCGCTCAGCCCCGGCGACTTGGAGCGGAAGCGGGCCGCGATTTTCTGCCACGAGTCGCAGAAAGACCGGGCCTTGTTTCCCGGGCCCGACGATCCGCGCGAATTCTGGCAACGGGCCGAGGAAAGAAACCGCCACACCGCCGACGTCTACAATCGCCTCGGCCTGCCGGAATTCTTTGCCATCGAGGGATTCGTCCGCTGGAACGGCGCCCAGATTTGA
- a CDS encoding helix-turn-helix transcriptional regulator codes for MAKPRPKFTDQIRRAIEDSGVSRYQIAKHTGIEQSVLSRFMNGRLGFTLETLDKLADYLQFSLSSKGPKATRE; via the coding sequence ATGGCAAAGCCGCGTCCAAAGTTCACCGATCAGATTCGACGGGCGATCGAAGATTCCGGCGTGAGTCGCTACCAGATTGCGAAGCACACTGGAATCGAGCAATCCGTTCTGTCGCGATTTATGAACGGTCGGCTTGGTTTCACGCTCGAAACCCTGGACAAGCTTGCCGACTATCTGCAATTCAGCCTTTCCTCAAAAGGCCCCAAGGCGACAAGGGAGTGA